The genomic DNA AATAGTACGTTTGGACTAATACCAAGGCCAACCGGTTTCTCGTCCATCGTTCTGAGGATGGTTGGGGTTTCGTCCGTGTGTATCACCACCCGCGAGGTAGTGATTAACCTTAAGAGTCCATTTCGTTGGGACTATTGATACTCGCATATTATACTCTGTATGACTCGGGGCAACAAACTATCTATGCGCCTAGAAAAATAGATATAGTCCTGTCTTTTCATCTCGGGCGTCTCCATCAGTCCGAGGCCGACAAAGTATCGAGTTCTTGTTATCATCGTGAGTCGATTGCACCACGGGAATTAGTGGCTAAGTTTAATGAAGTTGCTTGAGTCAAGTTAACAAGTCGACTCGTACTCCAAAGTGTTACAGCAGACAGACAGTAACTACTAGTGAAGTTCGTGGATTAAAGAGTGTTTTTTCGCCAATGACTCAAGCCATTGGTTGGGGGCCCAGAAAGGAAACCTAGCAAATCGCCATATGCGGACGGTCAACTCCCCAAACTCTAAACTCAAGCGTCAACTCGTACTCTCGGGTCGATTGATGTCTCCGGAGTCTTCGTTTGTTAGCTGGGGTAGGACAAATCATTCTTGGGTGAAGCTGGGTCGACTCACATTTCTGCGTAATTGATCACTCTCATATCCGAGTCATTGAACTATAGACCACTAAAAATTTGTGCCTTACGGCTGAGGGATCAGATATTATCGCAATTCCAATCACTATGATTTCCATCGGTTCTTCACTCATCATCATGGCACGAATACAAAAGTTACGATGAttccccccccatctcgaCGAGGATTTCTCTCTACTTTCCAACCACAGTCACTTATTCTACAGCCTCCAACATCACCTTTTCAAGTACTTCCAACCTCTTTGCCGTCGCCATGAAGCTTTCCGTCCCCGCCGTCCTTTCGGCCGTGCTTTTCAGTACCGCCTCCAATGCTCAGGTGCCCTGCAGCGTGTACTCTGGCTCCTGGCCTTCCAACGCAGCCGCGGCACCCTACTCCAAGGTCCTAGACAGCTTCTGGCACGCTTCTTTCGAGACTACCAAGGCCACTCTGGATCCTGTCACTCGCCATTTCGAGATCACCAACAAAAGCGCACGTCGTCGTGTAGTGTGCCACTACTACCGGGGCCAGATCTGCTTCTGGATCAACGCAGGCCACACCTGCATCACCACTCTCGCCACGAACTTTATCAACCCCAGCAACCCGGGCATCGTTTACCATTGGATTGCCTAGACACGGAGTGCTGGCTTACAGCGGTGCTTCCGGTGGGTTGTGGACTTTTTGTTGTTGGTTGGAGGACGAAGCACCGGGTACATCAGCATCACCCGTCACCTACACTGAACTGTATTTATCGACGAGATGCTGGACACTCAGAATACTACTGAAACAATATTCATCGAGTGCTGCATCATGTACACATGTCCCTAACGCGTTTGAGAATGCACCAAGAATTGAGATGATCTGTTCAAGGAGACAAATTAGTTGTAGGAAGCCTTACACTATTTAAGTTCTAGGTTAAATTTACAGTATACACTCAGCCAACCCGTGTGGGCGCATCCGCTAGAATTCCTGTTTCCCCCTCATTGGTGATAACTGAATCGAGATAGGCCTTGAGACCCTCTGCACCCTGCAACTCATGATTATAGCAGCAACGCGGCGCAAGCCTCGAGTATGGACACAAGACGCTTGCGAGACGTATAGAGAAGAAGTCAAAGCTGAAGAACCTGAAGGGCCTCTAAGCCCCATATCTCTGATTGTGAAACTTGCCTCAGAGCCGTCGAATTACCATTTTGTCACCACCCTGCCTTGCAGTGCAATAGCAGATAACCCTTCCCACTTCACAAAACGATGGAAATGCCACAGATATATGACTCTAACTGCGGAATCCTAAGCGTAGAGAAACCGTCGGACCGCCACCAGCTCACGCCATCCCGCCTCGACCCCCCCGCTCGTCGCAAACGACGACGTTGCGCCGAAGGATCACCAGTTGCAGGCCAGAACACGCCAGGAGAGGAAGGTCGTCAGCAAGCCGTAGTCAAGCAGCACCGTCGCGCCCCTCCTTGATCGGCTCCTCGACCCCGCCGTCGTGCATTTACATCTGCATGAGGAGGATCCCAGAATCCTCCGCGGgatgaaggggaggggggggtggttaCTTGAGGGCTTGGGTGCCACCACTCTTCACTGACAAACGCtttgccttttttttccACCTTCCTTTCGTTCGTCAGAGGAAAAAAGGCTGCAAGGAAACGATCACGATGGGGCGTCGAGACGCATCGCCAGCGCGGTCTGATGACGACTGGGGGAAGCTCcccgacgaagaggacgtcgacatcgataacgacctcgccctcgaccccGAGGCCTCGTCCCGCGGTCGTGAAGAGGCATCGACATCCCTCCTGGCCTCCCACTCGGTCTACAATAGCAACAAGGCCCGCCCATCGCGCCGGTCGTTCACAACCTCCTACCCTgtcctcgccatcatcgtcctctcctgtctcctcctcggcgccctcgcaTCCACGGCCCTCACCGCCCTCGTCTCCCACATCCGCAacacctcctcctcatccaaCTCTTCCACGGCCCACCGCAACGACAACACCCTCGCCTCCCCTTCCCACGACAACCAGACCGCCGCAACCTACCTCCTCCCGGCCCCCTGCGgcacctccccctcccaggctcgcgccgccggctgccTCTTCGACCTGGTGTCCTTCAACTGGCTGCCGCCCCAGTgccacgacgccgagctcgccgcctccttcgAGGCCGACCTGCGCTCGGCCGGCCACCTCGCGTGGTACGAGGACCCGCGGGGCGCCCGGCCCATCCCGCGCGCCCGCGTCGCCACGGGCGAGGTCTCGGGCGTCTACGTCTCCCTCGGCTACCACCTCCGCCACTGCACCGCCATGTGGCGGCGGATGCACCGCGCGCTGATGcaagggggcggcgggctggggCGCGTCGACGGGTACATCTGGAGCTACCACCACACGCGGCACTGCGAGGagatgctgctggcggccgcGCTTGATAGCGGCAGTagtggcggaggaggaggaggaggtggtggtggtggtggtggtgagaTGGCGGTGTACTCGACCGAGGTGAGGATCAAGTATCCGGACTGCGGTGTGGTTTTGGAGTCGTAGCCGGCTTTGATGAACCGTAGAGGGGGTTCTGTGGGGTCGTAGATGATCTTGATAGACGCCGGGTATCGTACGTACAACAGAGTTCACAAGACCAGTCCGACTTCTcattcgtcgtcggcgtctccAGGCTGCTTCTCCCTCTTCACATCCGTCGTCTCCTCGGAGGCGATCCAGCTCTGCAGCgacttctccttctcgaccctcctctcctgccGGCCCTTGACCCGTCCCCCCTTGACTCTCTTGTCGCCCTTGTCTCTGTCACCATccccatcaccaccaccaccaccaccacctctcGGGCCCTTCGGCCTGGCGAGCAGCTTCCTCGAGAACGGGATCCGCCAAACATGCGGCCCGACCTCCGCCCCGTCGACGCAGCCCGCCTCGACCGCTGTCCGCAGCCTCTTGGCCGCCTCCCAGTTGGACGTCACCGTCGTCAGCCCGCTCGCCCACCCGTACAGGaacgagctcgccgccgtcgcgttCAGTCCGGACCCCTTCCGCCCGACCGCCAGTGCGGCCTGcggcagctcgccgagcgAGGCCATCCGCCGCGCGTCGTCCCACGAGACGCCGtccacgacgtcgacggggaGCCGCAGATCGTCCGGGACGGGATGGGCCGAGAGCTTCCGCAGCGCGTCGATGCGGCGTCTGCgatcctcctcgacggcctcgtgcGTGCGTTTACCAtcgctctcctccccctGGTTGCCAAAGATGACCCTCGTCCGCGCCTGTTCCGAGTCCGTCCCGATCAGGTACACAATCTTGAGAAACgtgtccgccgcctcccgcgTGCACACGAGCCCCCTCCCGGCGAGCGCCGGGTACAGCGTCGTCGCGAGCCTCGGCCCGTTCTCcacctcgtccgccgcgTCGATGCGGTGCTGCTCCGACCGCAGTAGCTCCGACCCCGGGCCGATGGCCGTGTGGCTAAAGTCCGACGCCAGCGCCATGAAGACGGAGCAATCGACGTTGAGCGTGCCAGAGAAGTCCCCAAAGGGATCCGCGCGGACAAGGTTCGCGACGGCTTCgtccagcggcggcgacgggcgcgCGAGGATCCCTCCGCCTTCCTCCCCTGGCCTGTTGGCCGTCTCGACGatgagctcgacgccgtcgccgcccatcTTCCGCACGAGGCGGAGCAGGTGGTCGACCGCGGCGTTCTCGCCCTCTGAGATGCGCGTCATGAGGATGCGCACCCGCGGCCGGCGATAACCCTCGTACGACGTCCGCGCCGCGGCCACCATGTGCCTCGCGACCCTGGCGACCTCGATGCTGTcctccgtctcgtctcggAGGATCGCCAGCAtcgcctcgtcggcggtggcgcctTCGTCTGAAAAGTCCTCGTCCCAATCCCACCCGGCATCGGTCATCTCGTAAAACATCCTCCGCTGTGTCGTCGTGACGATCTTGATCcagtcggcgccgccgttgacgacgaggtcgaccaCCGCGCTGATACTCTTGCCGCTCTCCGTCTTGTAAGACAGCTCCTTCTGCATCCGCGTGAGATCGCAGCAGCGCTTGGTGACTTCCCACACCGTCTCGTAGAACTTGTAATTAGACGCATCCAGCCTCAGACGGACCCTGCTGTCGAGAGCCATAAGGTCCACCTGCTCGTCGGCTCCGACGTCATACGACTGCACCATCTTCTCGATGTGCTTCTTCTCAGATACGATCAGTCGTTCGAAGGCACCAAGTCCGGGGACAGCCTGGTTCCACGGCAGGGGCTTGTGGCCTGACGGTGGACGTCCCTCAAGGGCTGACTTAAGCCGCGCAAGCTCATTAAGAATAAGGGCAATGCGGCTGATGATGAACTGGCATTGCTGTAGCAATGTAGTGCTGGGGTCCGGCCCGAATTGTGGAAAGACTGCCATCCTGAACCTCTCAGCTTTTTGTCAATTGGCCACTAGAAAGCAGAACAGTGAATGGCGCGAACAACATATGGCGCGAGGGGATCTGCCCTACAGTGATCATTGGCTGTCGTTACTCGACGCCGTTGAGTCGGTCTTGATGGAGAGCACGAGAGGCAGGGAGGCCGATGATGGTTGAGTCTCGGAAACGCAGGGCGGTGGCTAATGCCGCCGAACACGGTTGCGACCGCGACGCTGTTGGCCAACAGGAAGACAACAGAGTAGAACCAGTGGGGGAAGTATACCACAGCGAATTGACCGCTTGTTTGAGCTCGCTTGGATCTGGCCGATTTGAAACCTTTGCGGTTTGTCACGAGAATGACTCGATTTAGATAGAGAGGGGGAGTGTGCGTGGTTGCATGGATGGTGGCAAAGCAATGAATGGCCTTTTGGGTGTCCAATCGATGTGAGCGATTGTGAAAAGAAAGGTGTCAATCGATGAGATGTCTTCCGAGTCGAGAGTCAACGCGCGTTCATTCTCAGTGAATCTGTTTCCGTTGGAAAGGGGGGTGGTGACGCACCTGAGGCAAAATTTCGTCGCTTTTCCAATCTGTGGGGCTCCGAAACGGCCCCGGCCGCTAACTGCCGATTGCCGGTCCCTCCCCCGGGGATCGGAGCTAGACGCTATCGAGGGCCGGCAGGCTCGTCTACCTCTCTCACTTACACAGCCTATATACCCAATGCCGACATCACAAACTCGCAACACATCACACTCGTAGGAAAGCGAGCAGCTGGGGAATGTCGGGCAAGGCCTAGCGACCTCGATCTTTGCATTGCATTAATCCTTCATTGACCTTGGCCCGATCATGTTCATTAAGGCGCATATATCGGCCGTCCAAACCCAAACACCCATCATCCAGTGTAagtctctccctctccctctttctctctctctctgtttccCTCTGCGTACGGAATGCAATGCGATATGGCGCTGTCGTCTAACCCAGTGGCAGAAAAAGGTATAGGGGGCCTCCATCCAATGCGTTCCTCcaaaaaagaaaataaaGAAACAGCGCAGCAGCCTAGAAAACAGTTCCGTCGCTATCAATCAAGATAGGCGGCTCCTTCGTATTGGGTCGGCTGAACTCGGCCATCTCTCGACCGCCCTGGATAAAAAAAGTCATGTCAGTTGAGTGTCCTGCAAAGCCTCACGGAGTCTGGGGCCGATAAGGCTTACCTTCCAGCTACCAGCTTCAAGTAGTTGGGCCAGCGTGAGCTCA from Colletotrichum higginsianum IMI 349063 chromosome 3, whole genome shotgun sequence includes the following:
- a CDS encoding Major facilitator superfamily transporter; translation: MGRRDASPARSDDDWGKLPDEEDVDIDNDLALDPEASSRGREEASTSLLASHSVYNSNKARPSRRSFTTSYPVLAIIVLSCLLLGALASTALTALVSHIRNTSSSSNSSTAHRNDNTLASPSHDNQTAATYLLPAPCGTSPSQARAAGCLFDLVSFNWLPPQCHDAELAASFEADLRSAGHLAWYEDPRGARPIPRARVATGEVSGVYVSLGYHLRHCTAMWRRMHRALMQGGGGLGRVDGYIWSYHHTRHCEEMLLAAALDSGSSGGGGGGGGGGGGGEMAVYSTEVRIKYPDCGVVLES